Part of the Halorhabdus utahensis DSM 12940 genome, GACTCCCGATCTCGATCGCCCGGTCGCACGGCGATCTTCCACAACTGCACGATCACGCCCGCCATCCACTCACGCTCGGCAAAGCCGAACACCCCGATTCCTACGACCCGCTGTATCCGTTCGGCCACGGGTTGAGCTATACGACATTCGAACGTCGCGATCTAGAACTCACCGAGACAGCCGTCGGACCTGACGGGACGGTCTCCGTCGCGATGACCGTCGAGAACGTCGGCTCGCGGCCGGGCGAGGACGTGATCCAGGTCTACGGTCGCCAGGAGACGCCCTCCCGAGTACGTCCCGACCGGGAACTGGTCGGCTACGATCGCGTCGCACTCGATCCCGGCGAAGCGAGGACCGTCGAGATCGGGGTTCCCGTCGAGCACTTCGGCTTCTACAAACCAGGGGAGGGCCACGTCCTCGAGGGCGACACCTACCACGTCACAGTCGCGGGCATGGAAGCAGCGTTTACAGTCGAGTGAAGAGAGAGGGCCGGGTCAGTTACCACTCGCCGTCGAAATCCTCGTGAGAGAAGGGGATGGCGTCCTCGCCAGCGTAGGAGGCGACCAGGTGGCCGTCGCCTTCGAGGTAGTACTTGTAGGTCGTCAGCCCCTCTAGGCCGACGGGCCCGCGGGCGTGGATCTTGCCCGTCGAGATGCCGACCTCCGCGCCCAGGCCGTAGCGATAGCCGTCGGCGAACCGGGTCGAGGCGTTGTGGAAGACGCTGGCGGCGTCGACACCCGTCATGAATTTCCGGGCCTTGGCGTCGTCCTCGGTCAGGATCGACTCGGTGTGCTTCGAGCCGTTCGTGTTGACGTGATCGATGGCGTCCACCAGCGAGTCGACGACCTTGATCGAGAGGATCAGGTCGCCGTATTCGGTACGCCAGTCTTCCTCAGTCGCCTCGAGCACGTCCAGGCCCGAATCAGCGAGAATCTCCCGCGTCCGGTCGTCGCCACGCAGTTCGACATCGGCCTCGGCGTAGCGGTCGGCCATGGTGGGCAGGAACTCCTCGGCGACGTCATCGTGGACCAGCAGCGTCTCGACGGCGTTACAGACAGCGGTGTACTGCACCTTCGCGTCGTAAGCCACCTCGACCGCTTCGTCGAGGTCGGCCTCGCTGTCGACGTAGACGTGACAGACGCCCTCGGTGTGGCCCAGCACGGGAATCTGCGTGTTTTCCTGGACGTAGCTGACAAACGCCGAGGAGCCGCGAGGCATCAGCAGGTCGATGTATTCGTCCATTTCTAGGACGGTGTCGACGGCCTCCCGGGCCTCGATCAACTGGACCCAGCCCTCGGGGATGGCCTCGACGTCCTGGGCAGCCTCGCGGATGATCTCGAAGAGTTCACGGTTGGACTCGCTGGCCTCGCTGCCGCCCTTGAGGATGACCGCGTTGCCCGATTTGAGGGCGAGGGCGGCGATCTGGACTAAGGCGTCGGGCCGAGACTCGAAGACCGTCCCGATCACGCCGATGGGGACCGCGACCTTGTAGAGATCCAGGTCGTCGTCGAGGTGGCGCGCTTCGAGGGTCTCGCCGAGCGGGTCGTCCATCGCCGCGACGCTCTCGACCATCTCGACGATCGAGTCCATCTTGGCGTCGTCCAGCTTCAGCCGGTCGACCAGCGCCTGGGTGTATTCGCCGGCTTCGAGCAACTCCTCGCCGGCCTCGACGTCCTCATCATTGACCGCGATGACTTCCTCGCGGTGATCGTCGATGGCCGTTGCGATCGCTTCCAGGGCGGCGCGACGATCGGCGTCGCTGACGTTGGCCAGTTCGAGCGCCGCAGCTTCGGCGGCCTCGACCTTGGATTCAGTGTCCGTATCAGTCATCGTATGCTCCGTTGACAGGCAAGAATATTGTGCCCACCGATTCGCCGGCGGCGATGCGGGCAAGCACGTCCGGTTCGGCCGAGCCCGCGATCACCGCCGGGATCCCGTGCTCGTTGGCCGTTCGCGCGCCCTCGACCTTCGTCGTGATCCCGCCGAATTCCTCGGTCGTGCTCTGGGCGACGATCTCCTGGACGGCCCCGTAGTTGCTCCCGACGGCCTCGATCTTGGTCGCGTCGGGATCGTCCTTCGGGTTGCCGGTGTAGACGCCGTCGACATCGGTCAGCGTCACCAGCAGGTCGGCCTCGATCCCGACCGCGATCGACGAGGAGAGCATGTCGTTGTCGCCGATCTGGATCTCCGCGATCGCGACGGCGTCGTTCTCGTTGACGATCGGGACGATCCCCCAATCCAGCAGCGTCTCGACAGTGTTGTGGAAGTTGGTGAACCGCTCGGGATCGTCCAGGTCGGCCTGCGTGACCAGAATCTGGGCGACCTTCCGATCGTAGCGCTCGAAGCTCTCGGTATACCGGCGCATCAGATGGCTCTGGCCGACGGTCGACAGCGCCTGGGACGCTTCGACGGTGTCGGTCTCTGCGTCGACGCGTCCCCGGCCGGCCCCGATCGCCGCCGAAGAGACCAGCAGGACCTCCTTGCCGTGATCGAGCAGGTCGGCCACGTCGTCGACGAGCTTGTCGAGTTTCGCGTCGTCGAGGTTCGACTCGGCGTCCGTCAGGGAGTTCGTCCCCGCCTTGACGACGACCCGCTCGGCGTCGGCGGCGAGTTCGCGCGTCCGCTCGATCTCTTCGGGGTCGATGGCGTCACTCATCGTCGACCTCGCTGGTGATCTCCACGGAAGGACGCTCGATGGTTGCAGTGGTCAGTGCCATCCCGTGTGTTGGATGTCCGCGTACGGTGGCGACCGATGGGAGTACCGGATCTCATTGTAATGGGAGAAATGGGCGACGGACAAACCTACTACGGTTCGCAACGAGTTGCCAGTCAGTAGGCTACAACACCCTCCAGCGTTGGGTATCGTTTACCGCTCTCGTGTAGATGTACCACAGAAATTAATAGAATGAAAGAACGGATATATAATATGGACGATGGAGTATCAAATGGAGTTGTCATTGGGCTCTCTGCGGGAATTCTGGGGTGGACCCTCTTGATGATTCAGCAGCCAATATTCGGAATTGCTGTCGTCTCTGGTTTGACGACGTCATATTCCACATGGCGACACGAAAAACCCGAGGAGACAGGGTTGCTCATAGCCCTCTGGAGTTTGATTGCGATCGCTGCTTGGACAGCCAATCTACTATTCATCGCCGGATCAGTCGTCATAGCGGCAGTTGTCTACATCGCGTGGACAGTGAGAAAATTGGTGGGTAGTGTTGAAAGTCAGTGAATCCCTGAAGGCATCGTACTCACTCCTCGCCGACTTCTGCGGTGATCTCTGCCGACCGTTCTTCGGCGGCCGTCACAGCTTCGCCGAGGACGTCCTCAACGTCGCTGTCCCACAGCACCTCCATGCCCTCGATCGTCGTCCCGCCTTCCGTCGCCACGGCGTCGATCAGTTCATCGACGCTCTCGTCGCTCTGCAGGGCGATCTCGGCCGCGCCTTTGAACGTCTGGGCGGCAAGTGCCGCAGCGTCATCCGAGTCAAGGCCGCCCTCAATGCCAGCCTGCTGCATCGCGCCGATCAGGTAGAAGACGAACGCCGGCCCACTGCCGTTGATCGCCGTCGCAAGGTCCATCTGGTCCTCCTCGATCGTGACAACGGTCCCCAGGTCTGCGAGGACTGCGGCGACATCGCCCGTGGGTTCGGGCGTCACCGCGGCGGCCATCTCGCCGTACTCGGCGGCGAGGTTCGGCATCATCCGGACGACGGCGGCGTCGGTCGTCGATTCGAGGACCGACGTCGAGACGCCCGCGGCGACCGAGACGACCGTCTGGTCGGGGTCGAGACCGAGACCCGCGAGCACTTCGCCGGCGATATCGGGGCCGACCGCCAGCACGACGATCGGCGCTGAGGCTGCCGCTTCGAGGTCGGTCGTCGTCCCGTCGGCGACGCCCGATAGGTCTTCGAGTGCCGATTCGTCGACGTCACAGGCCGTCACCCGGTGGTTGGCGGCGGACAACCCACGGACGAGCGCCCCGCCCATGTGTCCACAGCCGATAACGCTAACGTGAACCATTCTCTGGGTGGCTCTCGGACGGTGGCGGATTTACCAACTGCGATTCGCTCCGGTGAAGACCAGCGGTTCACCCGACGTACTCGGGCACGTCCCGGTCCGCGACGAGCAGCTCCCGGATGACGAACTCGGCGATGGCGTCTCGCATCCGCCGAGTGGCGTCCGCGGCACCGAGGGTGACCTGGTAGGTTCGCGCCCCGACCATCGCGGTGTAGATGGCTTCGCCCACGCGCTCGGGATCGACGTCCCGGAAGACGCCTGCCTCGATCCCGTCGGCGAGGATGTCGGCGACGGTTTCGACGTTGCGTTCGTAGTGTGCCTGCAGTTTCTCGCGGAACTGGGGGTGGTGGACGGCCTGGACGCGTAGCTCAGCGATTGCGACGGCGAACGTCTGCCGATCGGACTCGTCCGGCTCGATCACGAACCGATCGACGTACTCCGCCAGCCTGGGGAGTGGCTCGTCGGTCTCCGTCTCGGCCAATCGATCCCCGATCCACCCCACCATCTGGTCGACGAACGCGAGCAGCAGGTCCTCCTTCGTGTCGTAGTGATAGTGCAACAGCGACCGGCTCTTGTCGAACTCGTCGGCGATGTCCTGCATCGTGAGGTCGGCGTAGCCATGCTCACACAGCGCGCGATAGGTCGCACCCATGATCGCCTCGTGGGTGTCGCCAGCGGCGTCCGTCGCAGTGCCGGACCCAGTGTCACCCTCCGAAGCGCTGTTGCCGGCGTCGCCCTCCGTGCCCATGTTTCTCCGGTCGGGAGGCACCCGGTAAAAACTTCGGAAAATCCTGACTGACGCGACAGTCAGGTTTTTGTGCGGTGGTACGTTAGCGGGGGCCATGTCCTGGGGCTTTTCGGGCGGCAACGACGACGCGGACACCTTCGAACACCTCCGTGAGGGTGTCGACCGCCCGATGTGGCGGCTCCTCGGGAACTACGGCCGGGGATACATTCCGGAGTTCGTCCTCGGTGGGGTGGCGAGCGTCGTCGCACGGTTTCTCGAACTCATTCCGGCGCTGGTGCTCGGGGTCGCCATCGACGCGCTGTTCGTCGGGGGCCAGGATTTCACGCTGCCGCTCGTCCCGCAGTCGGTCATCCCGGCGGACGAGCCGGGGCAGTTCTGGTTCGCCGTCGGCCTGGTCGGGGCGGTTTATCTGCTCAGCGCCGGGCTGAACTGGGTCAACGGCTGGGCCTGGAACCGCTTCGCCCAGCACCTCCAACACGAGGTCCGGGTCGACACCTACGACGTCGTCCAGCGGATGCGCATGGGCTTTTTCGACGACAAACAGACCGGCGAGGTCATGTCGATCCTCAACAACGACGTCAACCAGCTCGAGAGTTTTCTCACGAACGATCTCAACGCCGGCATCCGGATCTCCGTGCTCGTGGTCGGCGTCGCGAGCGTGATGGTCTGGCTCAACTGGCAACTCGCCATCGTCGCGCTGCTGTCGGTGCCGGTGCTCGCCGTCGCGAGTTACCTCTTCGTCCAGCGGATCGGCCCCAAGTACGGCCGCGTCCGGCGGTCGGTCGGGGCGCTCAACTCCCGGCTCGAGAACAACATCGGCGGCATCGAGGTCGTGAAGTCCTACGGCCGGGAGTCCTTCGAGCGCGACCGTGTCGAGGAGGCCTCCGAGGAGTACCTCGACGCCAACTGGGACGCAATTACGACCCGAATCAAGTTTTTCCCGACACTACGGATCATCACCGGGCTGGGATACATGTTCACGTTCCTCGTCGGCGGGTACTGGCTGCTGTTCGGGCCGCCATCCGTGTCACTCGCCGGGACGACCGTCGGGTTCACGGGCGGGATGACACTTGGCGTACTCACACCGATGTTGCTGTACGCCAGGCGGTTCCTCTGGCCGATGCGCCAGTTCGGCAACGTCGTCAACAACTACCGCTACGCCTTCGCGGCCGCGGAACGGATCGTCGGCCTCATGGAGTACCCGGGCACCGTCGACGATCCCGACGACGCGGTCGACCTGGGCGGCGTCGACGGTCGCGTCTCCTACGCGGACGTGACGTTCCAGTACCCGGAAGCCGACGAGGCCTCGGTCGACGACGTGAGTTTCAGCGCCGAGGCCGGCGACTTCGTGGGCCTCGTCGGCCCGACCGGCGCGGGCAAGACCACCCTGCTCAAACTCCTGGTGCGGCTCTACGATCCCGAGGAGGGCGAGATCCGCGTCGACGGCCACGACGTCAGGGACGTCTCCCTCGCGAGCCTCCGCGAGCACGTCGGCTACGTCAGCCAGGAGCCGTATCTCTTCCACGGGACCGTCGCCGAGAACGTCGCCTACGGCATCGACGCCGGCGACGACGAAATCCGCGAGGCGCTCTCGATGGCCGGCGCGATGGAGTTCGTCACCGAATTACCGGAGGAAATCGACACGATGGTCGGCGAACGCGGCGTGAAACTCTCGGGCGGGCAGCGCCAGCGTGTCGCCATCGCGAGAGCGATCCTCGAAGATCCGGAGATCCTGATTCTCGACGAGGCGACCTCCCACGTCGACAACGAGACCGAGGTCCTGATCCAGCGCTCCCTGGAGACGCTGACGGCCGACCGAACGACCTTCGCCATCGCTCACCGCCTCTCGACGGTCCGGGACGCCGACACCATCCTCGTGATGGACGAGGGGCGGGTCGTCGAGCGCGGGACACACGAGGACCTCCTCGCCGCCGATGGGCTCTATGCCAACCTCTGGAGTGTCCAGGTCGGCGAGATGGAGGCCCTCCCCGAGGAGTTCATCGAGCGCACGGCCGAGCGCGAACGGGCGGGGACCGGCGATGACGACTGAGACGGAGTGCTTGTTTAGATGTTCGAGTTCGGGCGAATCGAAGCCGCACTATTGGTTTGGTATGTATCGGTGAAAGCCCTCGGCTGCGTGCCGGCAAGCCGGCACGCCCAATCGAGACCGGTGAACCGGCCTCGCGGCTCGCGCACGCTCAGCAGGATATCCTCGCTCGCTCTGCTCGCTCGGATAGGGCCTGCGTGGGCGGCAATCGCCGCCCACGTTATAGGCGGTCGGCACCGCCGACCGCCCTGCTGAGATTCACACGACCGGCCCTCATCTTTTCGATCCGCCAGGCGAATATCGTGCATAGACAGCTATACAACCGAATGCCTGGTGGAATGAAAGGGCGAATCCGCTTCGCGCGTCGCTGCATGACCCCTATCTGAGCGAGCAGAGCGAGCGAAGATATGTCAGGCAGCGGCCGCGAACGGGTGAGGGCTTTCTACCGCTTTTTCGATACTGGTGTTGATCCTGATGAATATGGGCGCGTAGACAGATCTAAGCGGAGTGCTTTCCGAAATCCGTTCTGACCGGCTACTGGTCAGCCGTCGAGTGCTCGGAGACGACCGTCTCGTGTTCGATCTCGACCGCCGATTCCGCGAGACCGAGACGGCCGAACTGGGTCCGGACGTGCTCCTCGGCGGCCGCGATGGCGCGGTCTCGATCCGCGAACCCGCGGGGGGCGGGCGACTCGAAAGCGACATTGATGTCCTTGCCGTCGACATGCTGGACGGTTCCGCCGCTCTCGACCGCGTAGAAGGCATCACACACCCAGACGAACGGCGCGTCGGCGTCGGGCGCGCCCTCGTAGCTCGGGGACTCCTCGCCAGGTTCGTACAGCGTCCCCGTCAGCGCCGTCCCGCCGGCCCGTCCACGGATGAGTCGCATACCGATCGTAGGTGATCAGCGAGTAAAAACGAGTCGGCCGGCGAGGATGGAGAAACGACACTGTCGCAGAAAGGCAGTCTCTGTCGTTCAGCGCGATCGGGTACCGCGCTCGTCAGTGCTCGAGGAACACGAGGTGACCCTGCTCGTCCTCGTGAACGCGCTTTGCATGTTCGGCCATCTCGCGCTTGGGCATCGGTCGTTCCCACTCACAGTCCTGGCAGACAGCCACGTACTCGGTCATACCGATACTACTGGTTCAACGCGGATAATACTGAGTCCCGCCATTGACAGCCGCCCACGGCTGAACCCCGCTCCTCGGTCTGCTGGTGGCGACCCCGATACGAACGCCGCGATCTCCAGAGCGTCACAGCGTGATGGGATTCGACCCGCTACCCCTCACCCGGACCGAGTTCGACCAGCACCGGCAGATGATCGGAGGGGAACCGGCCGTCGTCGTAGACGTCGCTGCAGACGCCGTGAGTGCCGACAGTCACGTCGGGCGTCGTGAAGACGTGGTCGATCTTGCGATTCGGCACCAGATTCTCGAAGTCCGTCACGGATGTCGGCGGGCCGTGAGCGGGTTCGGCCGATCGTTCTTGTTCGCCACTGAGGGCGAGCGGGCTGTCCTCGCCGGTCAGAATCTCGTAGGGCTCTTCGCCCGCCACGCAGTTGAAATCGCCCGTGAGAACCACGGGCTCGTCATCCCGCAGGTCAGCGAGTCGGTCGAGCAAGAGATGGGCGCTCTTCCGGCGGGCCCGCGGGCCGTCGTGCGAGAAGTGCGTGTTCGCGAACAGCAGGGTGGCGTCGGTCCGGCGGTCACGCAGGCGCGCCCAGGTCACGATTCGGGGATAGCGGGCGTCCCAGCCGACAGATCCAGGCTCCTCAGGGGCCTCCGAGAGCCAGAAGGTGTCGCCATCGACGTATTCGATCCGGTCGGTCCGGTAGCCGATCGGGGTGTGTTCACCTTCCGATTCGCCGTCG contains:
- a CDS encoding endonuclease/exonuclease/phosphatase family protein codes for the protein MTAWPRAMTYNVRYDNPEDGEHRWANRREAVSSTIRFHAPDVVGLQEPLDHQLADVADRLPSFEWIGSGRVDGESEGEHTPIGYRTDRIEYVDGDTFWLSEAPEEPGSVGWDARYPRIVTWARLRDRRTDATLLFANTHFSHDGPRARRKSAHLLLDRLADLRDDEPVVLTGDFNCVAGEEPYEILTGEDSPLALSGEQERSAEPAHGPPTSVTDFENLVPNRKIDHVFTTPDVTVGTHGVCSDVYDDGRFPSDHLPVLVELGPGEG
- a CDS encoding TetR/AcrR family transcriptional regulator, coding for MGTEGDAGNSASEGDTGSGTATDAAGDTHEAIMGATYRALCEHGYADLTMQDIADEFDKSRSLLHYHYDTKEDLLLAFVDQMVGWIGDRLAETETDEPLPRLAEYVDRFVIEPDESDRQTFAVAIAELRVQAVHHPQFREKLQAHYERNVETVADILADGIEAGVFRDVDPERVGEAIYTAMVGARTYQVTLGAADATRRMRDAIAEFVIRELLVADRDVPEYVG
- a CDS encoding glutamate-5-semialdehyde dehydrogenase translates to MTDTDTESKVEAAEAAALELANVSDADRRAALEAIATAIDDHREEVIAVNDEDVEAGEELLEAGEYTQALVDRLKLDDAKMDSIVEMVESVAAMDDPLGETLEARHLDDDLDLYKVAVPIGVIGTVFESRPDALVQIAALALKSGNAVILKGGSEASESNRELFEIIREAAQDVEAIPEGWVQLIEAREAVDTVLEMDEYIDLLMPRGSSAFVSYVQENTQIPVLGHTEGVCHVYVDSEADLDEAVEVAYDAKVQYTAVCNAVETLLVHDDVAEEFLPTMADRYAEADVELRGDDRTREILADSGLDVLEATEEDWRTEYGDLILSIKVVDSLVDAIDHVNTNGSKHTESILTEDDAKARKFMTGVDAASVFHNASTRFADGYRYGLGAEVGISTGKIHARGPVGLEGLTTYKYYLEGDGHLVASYAGEDAIPFSHEDFDGEW
- a CDS encoding ABC transporter ATP-binding protein, with the translated sequence MSWGFSGGNDDADTFEHLREGVDRPMWRLLGNYGRGYIPEFVLGGVASVVARFLELIPALVLGVAIDALFVGGQDFTLPLVPQSVIPADEPGQFWFAVGLVGAVYLLSAGLNWVNGWAWNRFAQHLQHEVRVDTYDVVQRMRMGFFDDKQTGEVMSILNNDVNQLESFLTNDLNAGIRISVLVVGVASVMVWLNWQLAIVALLSVPVLAVASYLFVQRIGPKYGRVRRSVGALNSRLENNIGGIEVVKSYGRESFERDRVEEASEEYLDANWDAITTRIKFFPTLRIITGLGYMFTFLVGGYWLLFGPPSVSLAGTTVGFTGGMTLGVLTPMLLYARRFLWPMRQFGNVVNNYRYAFAAAERIVGLMEYPGTVDDPDDAVDLGGVDGRVSYADVTFQYPEADEASVDDVSFSAEAGDFVGLVGPTGAGKTTLLKLLVRLYDPEEGEIRVDGHDVRDVSLASLREHVGYVSQEPYLFHGTVAENVAYGIDAGDDEIREALSMAGAMEFVTELPEEIDTMVGERGVKLSGGQRQRVAIARAILEDPEILILDEATSHVDNETEVLIQRSLETLTADRTTFAIAHRLSTVRDADTILVMDEGRVVERGTHEDLLAADGLYANLWSVQVGEMEALPEEFIERTAERERAGTGDDD
- a CDS encoding pyrroline-5-carboxylate reductase family protein — translated: MVHVSVIGCGHMGGALVRGLSAANHRVTACDVDESALEDLSGVADGTTTDLEAAASAPIVVLAVGPDIAGEVLAGLGLDPDQTVVSVAAGVSTSVLESTTDAAVVRMMPNLAAEYGEMAAAVTPEPTGDVAAVLADLGTVVTIEEDQMDLATAINGSGPAFVFYLIGAMQQAGIEGGLDSDDAAALAAQTFKGAAEIALQSDESVDELIDAVATEGGTTIEGMEVLWDSDVEDVLGEAVTAAEERSAEITAEVGEE
- a CDS encoding DUF7113 family protein, with product MRLIRGRAGGTALTGTLYEPGEESPSYEGAPDADAPFVWVCDAFYAVESGGTVQHVDGKDINVAFESPAPRGFADRDRAIAAAEEHVRTQFGRLGLAESAVEIEHETVVSEHSTADQ
- the proB gene encoding glutamate 5-kinase, giving the protein MSDAIDPEEIERTRELAADAERVVVKAGTNSLTDAESNLDDAKLDKLVDDVADLLDHGKEVLLVSSAAIGAGRGRVDAETDTVEASQALSTVGQSHLMRRYTESFERYDRKVAQILVTQADLDDPERFTNFHNTVETLLDWGIVPIVNENDAVAIAEIQIGDNDMLSSSIAVGIEADLLVTLTDVDGVYTGNPKDDPDATKIEAVGSNYGAVQEIVAQSTTEEFGGITTKVEGARTANEHGIPAVIAGSAEPDVLARIAAGESVGTIFLPVNGAYDD